A window of the Arachis duranensis cultivar V14167 chromosome 5, aradu.V14167.gnm2.J7QH, whole genome shotgun sequence genome harbors these coding sequences:
- the LOC107487968 gene encoding phenylcoumaran benzylic ether reductase Pyrc5-like, with amino-acid sequence MAQKSKVLVVGGTGYIGKFIVNASAKAGHPTFVLVRENSLSHPHKSNLIQSFKSSGVTFLYGDLSDHSSLVKALKQVDVVISAVSGAQKEDQLNIISAIKEAGNIKRFLPSEFGLDVDRHNAVEPAASALAGKAKIRRAIEAEGIPHTYVVSNAFAGYFLSTLGQQGVTAPPRDKVAILGDGNVKGVYVAEEDVGTYTVKAVDDPRALNKILYQRPPANVLTFNEIVSLWENKIGKTLEKIYIPEDQILKNIQESPFPESLLLALSHSALVKGDCTNFEIEPSFGVEASQLYPEVKYTTVDTYLNQFV; translated from the exons ATGGCACAGAAAAGCAAAGTTTTAGTTGTGGGAGGCACTGGATACATCGGAAAATTCATAGTTAATGCAAGCGCAAAAGCCGGACACCCCACGTTTGTTCTTGTCAGAGAGAACAGCCTCTCTCATCCTCACAAATCCAACCTTATTCAAAGCTTCAAGAGTTCCGGAGTCACCTTTCTATAT GGTGATCTAAGTGATCATTCAAGTCTTGTTAAAGCATTGAAGCAAGTTGATGTTGTCATCTCTGCTGTAAGTGGAGCACAAAAGGAAGACCAACTCAACATCATATCGGCAATAAAAGAAGCTGGAAACATCAAG agGTTTCTGCCATCGGAATTTGGGCTGGATGTAGACCGTCATAACGCGGTTGAGCCAGCAGCTAGTGCTCTTGCGGGAAAAGCGAAAATCAGAAGGGCGATTGAAGCTGAAGGAATTCCCCATACTTATGTTGTTTCCAATGCCTTTGCTGGATACTTCTTAAGTACTCTTGGACAGCAAGGTGTCACAGCTCCTCCCAGAGATAAGGTAGCCATTTTGGGAGATGGAAATGTCAAAG GAGTTTATGTTGCGGAGGAGGATGTAGGGACTTATACCGTCAAAGCAGTGGATGATCCCAGAGCTTTGAACAAAATCTTGTACCAAAGACCCCCTGCTAATGTTTTGACATTCAACGAGATTGTTTCGCTGTGGGAGAACAAGATTGGCAAGACccttgaaaaaatatatatcccTGAGGATCAAATTCTTAAGAACATCCAAG AGTCACCTTTTCCTGAGAGCCTTCTCTTGGCATTATCCCACTCTGCGCTGGTTAAGGGAGATTGCACAAACTTTGAGATTGAACCTTCTTTTGGCGTGGAAGCTTCTCAATTATACCCTGAAGTGAAATACACCACTGTCGACACCTACTTGAATCAGTTTGTTTGA
- the LOC107487966 gene encoding isoflavone reductase yields the protein MAEETKILVLGPTGAIGRHIVWASVKAGHPTFALVRKNGVAIPKPTLITAANPESKEQLLESYQKSGVTLLEGDINDHASLVKAIKQVDVVICAAGRLLIEDQVKIIAAIKEAGNAKKFFPSEFGLDVDRHDALEPVREVFEEKAKIRRLIEEAGIPYTYLCCHAFTGYFMRNLSQLDTTVPPRDKVYIQGDGNVKGAYITEADVGTYTVKAAADSRTLNKAFHIRLPKNYLTFNEVVSLWEKKIGKTLERIYVPEEKVIEQIKVSSFPNNYLLALYHSQQIRGDAVYEIDPAKDVEAYELYPDVKYTTVDEYLNQFV from the exons ATGGCGGAGGAAACCAAGATTTTGGTCCTTGGACCAACCGGAGCCATTGGAAGGCACATAGTTTGGGCCAGTGTTAAAGCAGGTCACCCCACTTTTGCTTTGGTCAGGAAGAACGGTGTCGCTATTCCTAAACCTACCCTCATCACCGCCGCTAACCCCGAAAGTAAGGAACAACTTCTTGAGAGCTACCAGAAATCCGGCGTTACCCTGCTCGAG GGTGACATAAATGATCATGCAAGTTTGGTTAAGGCCATCAAGCAAGTTGATGTTGTGATCTGCGCAGCTGGTAGATTACTCATTGAGGATCAGGTGAAGATTATTGCAGCAATCAAGGAAGCTGGAAATGCAAAG AAGTTCTTCCCATCAGAATTTGGGCTTGACGTGGACCGCCACGACGCATTAGAACCCGTTAGGGAAGTTTTCGAGGAGAAGGCGAAAATCCGAAGATTAATTGAGGAGGCAGGAATCCCCTACACTTACCTCTGCTGTCACGCCTTCACCGGTTATTTCATGCGTAACTTGTCACAGCTTGATACCACAGTTCCTCCAAGGGATAAAGTATACATTCAAGGAGATGGAAATGTCAAAG GTGCTTATATTACTGAGGCAGATGTTGGTACCTATACAGTTAAGGCAGCAGCAGACTCAAGAACTTTGAACAAAGCCTTTCACATAAGGCTCCCTAAAAATTATTTGACTTTCAACGAGGTGGTTTCATTGTGGGAGAAAAAGATTGGCAAGACCCTTGAGAGGATTTACGTTCCTGAGGAAAAAGTTATTGAGCAAATCAAGG TGTCATCTTTCCCAAATAACTACCTGTTGGCGTTGTACCATTCACAGCAGATAAGAGGTGATGCAGTGTATGAGATTGACCCTGCTAAAGATGTAGAAGCTTATGAACTTTACCCTGATGTGAAATACACCACTGTTGATGAATATTTGAATCAATTTGTCTAA